The window GTTTTTCTCTCTTTGTCATAATATACAATGTCAGATTATATATTTCAGTTCTTATGTGTGGGCTAATCTTCCATTACATCTTGCAGATGTCTAACTTGTTAAGCGAGAATTATGTATTGATGAAGTTGAAAATGATTATTACAAATAACTTCGAACATTTTCAGTGTCAACTCTACACATTAGTCCTTAATATCTGCGATATCATTCAAACCATCCAAAACTTGTTGCATCGTTGGTCGCTTCTTCGTGTCCAGTTTGATGCATCTTTTGATGAGTTTTCCCATTTGTATCACCGCATTGACAGGATAGTCGTTTCCAATTCTTGGATCGATTATACTCAGGATTTTATTCTTATCGGACAAGAAAGGTTTAACCGAGATTGCACTTTTTATGTCTCTCACTCCTCTACGGAAAGCTTTTAAACCAGTTAAAAGCTCAATCAAGATCACACCAAATGTATAGACATCGCTCTTCATGCCCAAATGACCTTAAACATAAACATAAGTGTCTTTAACATCGAACCATCAAAAGATTAAAAGTtaagcaaaagaaaaagtaTACCTGAGATTACATATTCAGGAGGTGTGTAATCAGTTCTTCCAATGAATGCGGTCGAGATACTATCTTCAAACAAACGTAGCTCGTTTGATCCAAGATAAAACAGTTTCGCATTGTAGTGCTGATGAAATTCAAACTTggttgttaaatttttttagttaaggTCACATAAAAGAAAAGAGGTACAAGAGTGGAATAAAGTCATTACATATAGTCACTAGTGAGGCATTGTTTTAGTTGTTGTGATCGTAACATAGAGTCATTACCTCGTCAAGGAAAATGTCATGCATTCCGAATTCTCGAGATAACGCTCTGTTATTAACGGAGTGGAGAAATGCAAGACATTGAGCTGTTTCAATGGCTACCTTAAGCCGTATTTCCCAAGACAatgtttcttcttctgttgAGAGAATCATGAAACTGTATATTAAGAATCTACCCCCATTTTTTTAATGGACCCATCAATTAGAAGAGATCTTAACTTCCGAAAATATGAGCTTCAAGACTTCCTTTGTGGAAGCATTCAAGAACCAAGAGTGACTCCTTAACTTCACAGCAATAGCCTAATAGTTTGACCAAGTTTGGATGAGAAATCTTTCCTAGGCACCTAATTTCTGCCTGCTACTCAATAATTTTTGTGACCACCAGATACATACGTATAAGTGTAAATAAAATTGCATAAATATGGACATATCTTGGTTACCTTCCATTCTTCTAGTTCCTCGGAACTATGTAGAACACAGTGCATGACAGAAACAGCGAGTCCTGTTCCGTTTTTAGATGGAGAAAATGTGGTCTCATTGACGTATCCCTGGTAGAATAATCGACCAAAACCATTATTGTCAACTACAAGCCTATTATGTCCGAATTTCTTTGTTAGTTTCTTCACTTCCTTGGAGCTGAAGACTCTCAGATTCTCGTTTTCTCGCTCTATTTCACACACAAACATAGATTTGAGTTATGTATTTAGATATTGTACTATGTAAGCAAAGGTGAAGTGCATTTAGAAACAGAGATGTACCTGGAACTGGAGGGATGTTTAGAGGCTTGGGAGAAAATGAAGGAGCCTGTTCTTTGGAAGGTTGTAGACAGTTTCCCATTGTAGATGGAGATCATAAATCTgtagattttcttttttttgttcaagatCTGAACATATCTTCATTTTGGTTTTTAAGAGGTTGAAATTGATTCCAAGTGTGAATGTAGCTTCAGAAAAGGTTGGATACTGCCTCAGAATTCAACCCTTTGAAAATATCTCTCATAAAATGCCAAAACGAGAGACCCCAAAGAAAATCAATAAGTCAACAATAACTTACAAAAATCAGGTACTCCTGCATTCATTCAACtatttattaatgattttataataaaatatggaCATAATCATAATTCCATTTAGTTGCATACTGCTATTTTCCAAGAAAATAAGGATTCTCCaattttcagaaaatatatttttaccaacttttgttgttgttgttgtcagtAACAAACAAAATGATACCAAAAAACAAACATATCAATATCATTCATTACAAATGGAGTTGCAAATAAAAGGGGTTAAAAGACCAGACTAATCTGTCAAACAACACATCACCACTCAGATTTGCATTTccaaaaactatacatttttgtccatcatttcccCTAAGATTACCATCAAACTTCATTGATACAACACCCTCATTACTGTACTTATTATGGGTGTgcaaagataaataaaataaagaaacttCACAACAAAGGATTCATCAGATCAGGCAGATACAGTTGCATTGGGGATAACAGGTGCAGGTGATGCAACGACTTCAGTAGCTGCCTTCTTATGTGCTGCTGCTTTTGAGGTTGAAGGGCCTGATTCAAAGTGATCCCCAATGTCCAGCGTCTCTGGGAGACTTTCTTGAGTTTCATCGCTGTATATCTACAGGAAGAGAGATCATTACATGAGTCCTGAAGGCTCCTTTACGGCATTCCGCTCCTTTGTGGCAAAGAATGGTTTATGGGATCTCAAGCATTCTGGAGAGCAACTCTCTTGGAGGGGAAGTCGCCATACCCACTTCATCAGATCGAGATTGGACCGTTCCATGAGTAACTGCTCGTGGTCTGAGGCTTTCCCTATGGGCAGGTGCCGGTACTTGCGCTTCGAAGGCTCCGACCATAGACCATTAATGTCCTATTTCAACTctgagagaacaaagaaaagagGCATGTTCCGGTTCAATAGAGCTCTAACGGAACAGGAAGAAGTTACTCAGATAATTGATACAGCTTGGAACGCTAGGCCACTAGATAATGTGATAGCAAAGTTGAATGCTTGTAGAAGAAGTATCATTCAGTGGGCAAAGGAGAAACAGGAACAGAGTACTGCTATCATCAAACGCAACCAACAAGCGCTGGAAGAGGCCTTATCAAGTGCAATTCCTGATACCATTCTCATCGGAACCATAAACGAAGAGCTACGACGGGCTTACCTGGCTGAAGAACAATTCTGGCAGCAACGTAGTCGTATCCAGTGGCTCAAGCAGGGAGACAGGAACACTGGCTTCTTCCACGCAGCGACAAGAACCAGAAGGATTATCAACTCCATTCCAGTACTAGAAGATGATCAGGGCGGTGCAGTTTATGAGGAGTGTGATATTGCTAGAGTAATAGCTAACTACTTCACCCGCATTTTCACAGCAAATGGCAACACCTCCTTTGCTCAAATTCAAGGACTACTTTCACATAAAGTTACTCCTGAGATGAACGCAACTTTGACTGCAATTCCGAGTGATTCGGAAATTCTAGAGGCTGTGAAATCCATTAATGGGAACAAGGCCCCGGGACCAGATGGTTTCTCGGCGACCTTCTACCAATCATATTGGCATATTGTGAGTGAGGATGTGATAAGGGATGTGCGGGAGTTCTTCACCTCAAATCACCTACACCCGCAGCAGAATGAGACTCACATTAGGCTTATTCCGAAGGTGACAGGAGCTCGTTCAGTCGCTGAGTATAGACCAATAGCGTTGTGCAATACACACTATAAGATCATCGCAAAGATACTCACCAGAAGACTCAAGCCACTACTGCCAATGCTTATATCCAACACTCAATCAGCATTCGTGGCGGGACGTGCAATCACAGATAACGTCCTCATCACGCACGAGACACTACATTTCTTGCGAACCTCAGAGGCAAAGAAGAGATGCTCCATGGCTGTGAAAACAGACATGAGCAAGGCATATGATAGGATCGAGTGGAGTTTCGTGAAAGAAGTACTTACTATGCTCGGGTTCGACACTGTGTGGATATCATGGATTATGATATGTATAGAGACAGTGTCTTATACATTTCTCATAAACGGAGCCCCACAGGGTTTTGTCAAACCATCTCGCGGGCTACGCCAAGGGGATCCTCTATCACCGTATATCTTCATTCTTTGCACTGAAGTACTCTCAGCACTATGCAGTAGAGGACAAGCGGATGGGTCGCTTCCAGGAGTTCGAGTTGCACGCGGTTGCCCACCAATTAACCACCTCCTTTTTGCTGACGATACCATGTTTTTCTGCAAATCAAAACCGTCGTGTGTTTTGGCATTGATGAAGATCCTATCTATCTATGAAGAGGCGTCGGGTCAGAAGATAAATCCACACAAATCAGCCATTACTTTTTCCGCGAAAACACCGGTGGCTGTACGAGACCGAGTGAAACAAACGATGGAGATTTATTTGGAGGGAGGAATTGGCAAATATCTCGGCTTGCCTGAACAGTTTGGACGACGGAAAAGGGATATTTTTGCTTCTATCCTCGATAGGATTAGGCAAAAAGCCCACAGCTGGACGGCCAGGTTCCTCTCCGGAGCCGGTAAACAAGTTATGCTCAAGTCAGTGCTAGCAGCGATGCCATGCTATGCTATGTCTTGCTTCAAGCTTCCTATCTCCTTATGTAAGCAAATCCAATCGATTCTCACTCGCTTCTGGTGGGACGTAAATCCAGATAAGAAAAAGATGTGTTGGATAGCTTGGGATTCTATGGCACAACCAAAATATGCGGGAGGTCTTGGATTCAGAGATATTGAAACTTTCAATGATTCTTTGCTTGCAAAGATAGGATGGCGATTAATAAAGGAACCGCAATCACTCCTGGCCCAAGTACTGTTGGGA of the Brassica rapa cultivar Chiifu-401-42 chromosome A03, CAAS_Brap_v3.01, whole genome shotgun sequence genome contains:
- the LOC103855907 gene encoding putative inactive serine/threonine-protein kinase At5g11400, which translates into the protein MGNCLQPSKEQAPSFSPKPLNIPPVPERENENLRVFSSKEVKKLTKKFGHNRLVVDNNGFGRLFYQGYVNETTFSPSKNGTGLAVSVMHCVLHSSEELEEWKAEIRCLGKISHPNLVKLLGYCCEVKESLLVLECFHKGSLEAHIFGKEETLSWEIRLKVAIETAQCLAFLHSVNNRALSREFGMHDIFLDEHYNAKLFYLGSNELRLFEDSISTAFIGRTDYTPPEYVISGHLGMKSDVYTFGVILIELLTGLKAFRRGVRDIKSAISVKPFLSDKNKILSIIDPRIGNDYPVNAVIQMGKLIKRCIKLDTKKRPTMQQVLDGLNDIADIKD